The genomic region GACGATGCCGAACTGCCATCTGGCGATGAGCAGCGGGTCAAGGTCGGCGGCGATGTGCACGTTCCCTCGCTTCGAGAAGTGTTCTACGCTCCGTAGAATTCTACGAGCTGTAGAATGTTCTACCACGGTCGCCGCAACTTTTCTACACGCGGTAGAATCAACTCATGGCATCTCGCACAGTGGTCAAGCTCGGCGATCTCGAGCGCGCCGTCATGGACGTGGTGTGGGACTCGCCCACTCCGATCGCCGCGACCGATCTGCGCGAGGCGCTCAACGCATCCGGTGCGCACGACAAAGACCTCGCCATCACCACGGTGATGACCGTGCTCACCCGCCTGGAGGCCAAGGGCTTCGTCGTGCGCGACAGGGATGCCCGCCCCCACCTCTACCGCTCGGCCATGAGCCGCGAAGACCACGTCGCCGAACTCATGCACGAGGTGCTCGGATCGGCTGCCGACCGCGACGCCGTGCTCGCCCGCTTCGTCGGACAGGTCACCCCCCACGATGCGGAGCGGCTCCGAAAGCTGCTGGAGGCGTAGGCACTCATCATGCTCGCCGTCGCCATCGCATTGGCGGTCTTCGCCTTCGCACTCGCCTGGCCCGTTCCCGTCGTCCTGGCCACGGCGGCATGGCCGCGCCGCATGCCCGGAGCCGCCCTGGTGCTCTGGCAGGCGATAGCGCTCGCCGGAGGCCTGTCGATGATCGGCTCGCTGCTCGTGTTCGGACTCATCCCGTTCGGCGACGACCTGCCGCACGCCGCCGGCGCCTTCCTCGCCGACCTCGTCGCGGGACGACTGCCCGCCGACGCGAACTTCTTCGAGATGTTCGCGCTCGCCGGAGCCGTGCTGCTCGGCGCGCACCTGCTGCTCAACCTCGTGCGCACGAGCTGGCGGGCCGAGCGCCAGAGGCGGCATCACGTGCAGCTGCTGCGCCTGCTGTCGGATCCCCTGCCGGAACAGCCGGGAACGCGGGTCATCGACCACGCCACGCCCGTCGCGTACTGCCTCCCCGGTGCTCCCCGCGCCGTCACCGTGCTCTCTGCCGGCCTGCTCGAGCTGCTGCCAGACGAGGAGCTCGCCGCCGTCGTGGCCCACGAACGGGCGCACGTGACCCAGCACCATCACGTGCTGCAGGTGGCGTTCAGCGCGTGGCGCAGCGCGCTGCCGTGGTTCCCGATCGCGACGCGCGCACACGAAGCCGTCGGTCTGCTTATCGAGCTGCTCGCCGACGATCAGGCGAGGCGCACCGTCTCGGAGCGCAACCTGTCTCGCGCCGTCGCGCGCGTGGCGCTGGCCGCCAACGGCACCGGCGACGGCGCATCCTCGCCTGTCGGGCCGTTCTCCCCCGTTCCCGCCACGCCGGCCGAGTGGGCGGATGCCAGGGTCGCCCGCCTCACGGACGTCGCGTCGACGACGGCTCCCGCGCTCCGACTCTCCGTGCTCGCCTGTGCGGTCGCGCTCGTGCTGGTTCCCACGCTGATGCTGCTCGGCCCCGCCGTGCGCTGAGGTGTTCGACGGACACTGAGATACTTCTCTGCATGCCAGCACCCTCCGGCGCAACCGATCTTCCCAGCCTCGACGAACGCGAGTTCGTCATGATCTCGTCGACCAACAGCGCGGTCGATCCCGACGCGCCGTCGCGCTTCCGTTATCACGAGCGCGACGGGGTGATCTGGGGCGAGTACTGGGGCGACACCGTCACGTTCGGACGGTTCGTCGGCACCCGGCGTGCGCACGTGCTCGCCGTCACGTTCGCGCACGTGACGGTGACCGGCGGGTCGGTGGTGACAGGAGCATCCACCAGCACCGTCGAAGAAGGGGCGGACGGGCTTCGCCTGGTCGAGCGGTTCTCGATCGAGGGAGTCGACCACGAGAGCGTCTGCGTCGAGGTCGTTCCCGGGCTCTGAGCCCTGTGCGCGAAATCAGAGCGAGCGCAGCTCGTTCCAGAGCGCGTCGACGCGTGCGAGGAGTGCGTCGCGATCCGCGTTGTTGTCGAGCACGACGTCGGCGACGGCCCTGCGCTGCGCGTCGTCGGCCTGGGAGGCGATGCGGCGCTGGGCATCCGTCTCGCTCATGCCGCGATCCTCGACGAGCCTGCGCATGCGTTCGTCGCGGTCGGCCTCGACGACCACCACGCGGTCGAAGTGCAGGGGACGATCCGCCGACGCTTCGACGAGCAGCGGCACGTCGTAGACGACGATCGCCCTGGGATCGGATGCCTCGGCCTGCGCGAACCTGTCGGTGGCCGCCTGCCAGACGGCCGGGTGCGTGATCGCGTTGAGGTCTCTCAGCGCGTCGGGGTCGCCGAACACGATGGCGCCCAGCGCGGGGCGGTCCAACGATCCGTCGGCGGCGATCACCCCGTCACCGAACCGTTCCCGGATCGCGTTCAGCCCCACGGTGCCCGGTTCCACGACCTCGCGCGCCAGCTCGTCGGCGTCGACGATCACGGCGCCGTGCTCGGCGAGCCGCCTCGACACCGTCGACTTTCCCGACGCGATTCCTCCGGTCAGAGCGATGATCAGCACGGCCTCGATGCTATCCGCTCACCGTCGCGGAACGCCTACACGGGCTGCAACGCGACGGGTTCGCCGGCGGGAAGCTCGACGACGATCGCATCGCCGGGGCGTACGACGCCGCCCGCGATCACGATCGACATGACCCCCGCCTTGCGCACGACGGTGCCGTCCGCCGCGCGGCTCACCATCTCCTTCATCAGCCCGGGCGCGAGCCCGTTGATCTGATCGCACGGATTGCGCAGGCCCGTGAGCTCGACCTTCGCGGTGTCGCCCAGGTGCAGCACCGTGCCGACGGGCAGCGACAACAGGTCGAGTCCGGTCGTGGCGATGTTCTCGCCCATCTCCCCCGGCCGCACCGTGAACCCGTGGTCCGCTACCTCGCCGAAGAGCTCGGCATGGATGAGGTGCACCTGGCGCAGGTTCGGCTGGGACGGGTCGCGAGCCACGCGGGAACGGTGCTGCACCGTGGTGCCGGCGTGGGCATCCCCCTCCACGCCCCAGCCTGCGATCAGCCGGATCTCGGAGACGACGGGCTTGCCGAAGCGGTGACCGTCGTCGCGGCTGACGGAGAGCACGCGCGGCGCGTCGTGATGGCGTAGATCTTCGGGGGTCACGCTCCCCATTCTGCCCGGCCGGTGCGACCGCCCCTGACACGCCGAAGCGGCCGGGCCCCTGTGGGACCCGGCCGCTTCGTGATCTCAGCTGTGTTCGCGGCTGCGCCGCTCGACAGCCTCAATCGCCTCGGCTGAGCGAGCGAGCTCGCTCAGCTCTCGGCTCAATCAGCTGTTGCTGGACAGCTTCTCGCGCAGAGCCGCGAGCGAGGCGTCGTCGGCAAGCGTGCCGCCGTTGCCCGACTCGCTCGAGTAGGAAGCGCCGCCGCGCGACGAGGTCTCGGCAGCCTGAGCGGCCTCTTCCTCGATGCCCTTGGCCACCTGGCGCTTGTGCGCCTCCCAGCGGGCCTGAGCCTCGGCGTACTCCTGCTCCCACTTCTCGCGCTGAGCGTCGGAGCCTTCTGTCCACTCGCCGGTCTCGGCGTCGAAGCCCTCGGGGAACTTGTAGTTGCCCTGCTCGTCGTACTCCGTGAGCATGCCGTAGAGCGCCGGGTCGAACTCGGTGCCCTCGGGGTCGACGCCCTCGTTCGCCTGCTTCAGCGACAGCGAGATACGGCGACGCTCGAGGTCGATGTCGATGACCTTGACGAAGACCTCTTCGCCGACCGACACGACCTGCTCGGCGAGCTCGACGTGCTTGCCCGACAGCTCGGAGATGTGCACGAGGCCTTCGATGCCGTCCGCGACGCGCACGAACGCACCGAACGGAACCAGCTTCGTGACCTTGCCGGGCGCGAACTGGCCGATGGCGTGCGTGCGGGCGAAGACCTGCCACGGGTCTTCCTGCGTCGCCTTGAGCGACAGCGAGACGCGCTCGCGGTCGAGCTCGACGGAGAGCACCTCGACGGTGACCTCCTGGCCGACCTCGACGACCTCGCTGGCGTGCTCGATGTGCTTCCAGGACAGTTCGGAGACGTGCACCAGACCGTCGACGCCGCCGAGGTCGACGAACGCGCCGAAGTTGACGATCGACGACACGACACCCTTGCGCACCTGGCCCGGGTGGAGGTTGGCGAGGAAGGTGGAGCGGCTCTCCGACTGCGTCTGCTCGAGCAGAGCGCGGCGGGACAGCACCACGTTGTTGCGGTTCTTGTCGAGCTCGAGGATCTTCGCCTCGATCTCCTGGCCGAGGTACGGCGTGAGGTCGCGCACACGGCGCAGCTCGATAAGGGATGCGGGCAGGAAGCCGCGCAGTCCGATGTCGACGATCAGGCCGCCCTTGACGACCTCGATGACCGAACCGGTCACGACGCCATCGGCTTCCTTGATCTTCTCCACGTCGCCCCAGGCGCGCTCGTACTGTGCGCGCTTCTTGGACAGGATGAGGCGGCCTTCCTTGTCCTCCTTCTGGAGAACGAGGGCCTCGACGGTGTCGCCGACGCCGACGACCTCGCTGGGGTCGACGTCGTGCTTGATGGAAAGCTCGCGGGAGGGGATCACGCCCTCGGTCTTGTATCCGACGTCGAGGAGAACCTCGTCGCGGTCGATCTTCACCACGGTGCCTTCGATCAGGTCACCATCGTTGAAGAACTTCAGAGTCTTCTCGACCGCTGCAAGAAAGTCCTCGGCCGAGCCGATGTCGTTGATCGCGACCTGCTTGGCCTTCTTGTCGGTCGTTGCGGTTGTCATTGAGTGGGTACTCCAGTGTGGACATGAATCAGGCCCGGACGAATGACGTGTGTTTTGGATTGTCCGCCGGGCGGGCGAATAGAGATGTCACAAAAGTGACTCTCCAGACTACCGTTTTGCGGCAGTCTCACGCAACAACACCGGATGCCGCCCTGCTATTCCGCTCGGGCGCGGCGGCCATGCGCGGACGAATCCACCGGTAATAGACGTGTTTGACCACCTCGTTCGTCGCGATGTAGGCGATCGTGATGATCACGACGGCCACGATGAGCACCGGCGGGAGCGGCACGAATCCCATCGGTCGCGCGATGATCGGCACCGAGGGAAGGACGATCGCGATGAGGGCGACCGCGATGCCGAGCAGGAGCAGGGTCGTGGAGGGCCGGGAGCGGAACAGGAGACGCCGGGTGCGCTGCGACATCATGACGAGGATCTCGGTCACCGCGGAGAGCACGAACCACCCGGTGTGGAACTCCGCCTCGCCCGCGTGGAGCCACCACACCAGCGCGGCGAACGTGATGAGATCGAACACCGTCGACAGCGAGCCGAAGATCACCATGAAGGTGCGGATCTCCCGCAGGCTCCAGGTGCCCGGCCGTTCCACCAGCTCGGGGTCGACGTGGTCGCCCGAGATGGCCATGGAGGGAAGATCGCCGAGGAAGTTCAGCAGCAGGATCTGCCGTGGCAGCATCGGCAGGAACGGCAGGAACAGGCTCGCCGCCGCCATGGAGAGCACGTTGCCGAAGTTCGAGCTCGTGGTCACCCTGATGTACTTCAGGGTGTTGGCGAACGTCTCCCTTCCGAGCCGGATCCCGTCGCAGACGACGCCGAGCCCCTTGTCCATGAGCACGACGCTGGAAGCCTCTTTCGCCACATCCACCGCGGTGTCCACCGAGATGCCCACGTCGGCGGCGTGCAGCGCGGGTGAGTCGTTGATGCCGTCGCCGAGGAACGCGACGCACTCCCCCGCCGCACGCAGTGCGACGACGATGCGGCGCTTGTGCGCCGGCTCCACCTCGGCGAACACGTCGCACTCGGCGACGGTCGACGCGAGGGCGCCGTCGTCGAGCGCGTCGATCGCAGAGCCGGTGAGCACGGTGGCGGTGCGCAATCCGACGGCCGCGGCGGTCGAGGCCGCGGCGAGTCGGTTGTCGCCTGTGATCATGCGCACGCCGACGCCGAGAGTGGCGAGGTCGGCGATGGCATCCGTCGCGCTCTGCTTGGGAGGATCGAAGAACGTGAGGAGGCCGATCAGCGTGAGGCCGGTCTCATCGGCTGCGGCGATGTGCGTTGTGCTGGGTGGCATGCGCTTCATCGCGATACCGACCACGCGGTAACCGTGCGAGCTCAGGTCGCGGAAGCGGGCCTGGATGCCGTCCACCGCCTGCTGCAGGGGGACGTCACGGCCACCCACGCGTGCCGAGGCGGAGACGGCGATGAGTCCGTCCAGTGCGCCCTTGGACACGAGCGTCGGCGCACCGTCGATGTCGGCGAGCACGGACAGCCGCTTGCGGCTGAAATCGTAGGGGCACTCGTCGATCGCCTTCGCGCCTGCGGGAGGCGTCGCGACCTTGAGGATGGCATCGTCGAGAGGATTCGCGAACGACGTCTGCAGGCCGGCGTTCAGCGCCGCGAGGCGGAGCACGGAATCGGATGGATCGCCGTCCAGGTCGAGGTGGCCGTCGAGGTCGGCGGCACCCTGGGTGAGCGTGCCCGTCTTGTCCGTGCACAGCACCGTGACGGCGCCGAGGTCCTCGATCGCGTTCAGCCGCTTCACGACGACCTTCTTCGCGGCCATCCGGCGTGCACCCGTCGCCAGCGAGAGCGAGACGATGGCCGGCAGCATCTGCGGGCTGATGCCGACGGCGAGCGAGAGCGCGAAGAGCAGCGAGTCCACCCAGTTGCGGCCGAACATCCAGTTGACGATGAGCACGAACAGGGTGAGCACGAGCATGACCCAGACGAGCAGGCCGCCGAAGCGCGTGGTGCCGGCTTCGAAGGCGGTGGGCTTGGCCTTCTGCGCCAGCGACGTGGACACCCGTCCGAGCTCCGTGTCGCGACCCGCAGCGACGGCGACCGCGACTCCCGTTCCGCTGACGACGTGCGTGCCGAGATACACGGCGGTGCTCCGCGCCGACAGTGCGGCATCGGCGGCGAGTGTGGCCGTGGCATCCTTTTCGACCGGGAAGGACTCGCCGGTGAGCGCGGACTCGTCGACGAGCAGATCGGCGCTCGACACCAGGCGGCAGTCTGCGGGAATCACGTTGCCGGCGGCCAACCTCACCACATCGCCCGTGACCACGTCGTCGACGGGCACGCTCATGTTCGCCCCGTCTCGCACGACCGTGACACTGACCCGCACGCTCGCCATCAGCGCGCGCACCGCGGTGTTCGCCCGGAACTCCTGCCAGAACCCGAGAATCCCGCTGGCGAGCAGGATGACGATGATGATTCCGCCGTCGACGAGATCGCCGAGCACCATGGACAGCACCGTGCCCACGACCAGGATGAGCAGGATCGGCGAGGTGAACTGCGCGAGCAGCAGCCGCGGCCAGCTCAGCGTGTGGCGCCTGTGACCTGTTGCCATCTGCTGGGTGTGCAGCCGGGCAGCGGCATCCTCGGACGTCAGCCCGGACATGCCGCTGCCGACGGCGTGCAGCACGTCGTCGGCAGCGGAGGCCCACCAGGAGGCGGGAGGCGTCACGGTCGGGCCGCTCAGCCCAGCAGGGCGGTCTTCAGCGTGTCGAGTCCGACGCCACCGATGTCGAGCGCCTTCTTGTGGAAGGCCTTGATGTCGAACGCGGCGCCCTCGCGCTCCTTGTACTCGTCGCGGATCTGCTCCCAGATGCGCTGGCCGATCTTGTACGCGGGAGCCTGGCCGGGCCAGCCGAGGTAACGGTTCACCTCGAAGCGCACGAAGCCCTCGTTCATGTTCACGTTCTGGCCGAGGAACTCGAAGGCGTAGTCGCCCGTCCACACACCATGGCCGTCCGGTCGCTGCTTGCCGAGGTGCACGCCGATGTCGAGCACGACGCGGGCCGCGCGCATCCGCTGCCCGTCGAGCATCCCGAGCCGGTCAGCCGGGTCGTCGAGGTAGCCGAGCTGCTCCATGAGTCGCTCCGCGTAGAGCGCCCAGCCCTCGCCGTGGCCGGAGACGAACTGGTTGCGGCGCCACGTGTTCAGCTGCGCCGAGTTGTAGATGGCGACGCCGCACTGCAGGTGGTGGCCGGGAACGCCCTCGTGATACACGGTCGTCAACTCGCGCCAGGTGTCGAACTCCGTGACGCCCTCCGGCACGCTCCACCACATGCGACCCGGGCGCGAGAAGTCGTCGGTCGGCGGCGTGTAGTAGATGCCGCCTTCCTGGGTCGGCGCGATCATGCACTCGATGCGGCGCAGCGGCTCGGGAATGTCGAACTGGGTTCCGTTGAGCTCGGAGACGGCGCGGTTCGCCGTCTCCTGCATCCAGGCCTTCAGCGCATCGGTGCCCTGAAGCTTGCGGGATGCGTCGCCGTCGAGAAAAGCGATGGCCTCCGCCACCGACGCGCCCGGCTTGATCTCTCTGGCGATCGCCTCCTGCTCCTCGACCATGCGGCGCAGCTCCTCGACGCCCCACTCGTACGTCTCGTCGAGGTCGACGGTGGCGCCGAGGAACCCGCGCGAGGCGATGGAGTAGATGTCGCGGCCCACGGCATCCTGCTCTGGCGCGTGCACCGCGAGCTCGTCCTCGAGAAAGACGGCGAGCTCTCCGTAGGCGGCGGCCGCCTCGGAGGCACCCTTGGCCAGGTCGCTCTTCAGCGAGTCGGGAAGGTCGGTGTCGCCCGCCCTCGCGTTCTGCGCGAGCGTGTAGAAGAAGCCGCTGGAGGCCACCTGCTTGTTCGCCTGCGCGATGCCCTCGTGCACCTGTCTGACGGCGGGAACGTTGCCGGCGTGGATGCCGCTGCGCAGCGTCTCGATGTAGCCCCGCATCGCTGTCGGAAGGTTGTGCAAGCGGGTGGCGATCGCCTCCCAGTCGGACGTTGTCGCCGTCGGCGCCAGGTCGAAGATGTCACGCAGTCCCTGCACGGGAGAGGCGATGACGTTGAGGTCGCGCTGCTCGAAACCCGCGTCGTGCTTCTCCACTTCGAGGCCCAGTTCGCGGGTGAGATCGAGCTTGGTCACCCGGTCGACGTCGTCGGCCGGCTCCGCTGCCTCGATGCGACGGAGAGCGGATGCCGCTGCCTCGGCGTATCGCGCGGCACCGTCGGGCGAGTAGTCCGCGTACTCGCCTTCACGGCCGGGGCGTCCGAGGTAGACGTGCATCTCGGGCATCAGCTCGAGCTGTGTGTCGACCCACTCCTCAGCGATCGTGTCGATCGGGGTGGGTGTTCTGGTCTGTTCCTGATCGGTCATCCAGCCAGCATATTGAGGCGGGTGTGTCGATGAGTGGGTCAGTGCGCGGCGGCATCCCAGTCGGGGCCGATACCCACCTGCACGGTGAGCGGGACGTCGAGCGTCGCCGCCGTCGACATGCGGCGGGTGACGATCTCCTCGAGCTGCTTTCTCTCCCCCGGCGCCACCTCGAA from Humibacter ginsenosidimutans harbors:
- a CDS encoding BlaI/MecI/CopY family transcriptional regulator; translated protein: MVKLGDLERAVMDVVWDSPTPIAATDLREALNASGAHDKDLAITTVMTVLTRLEAKGFVVRDRDARPHLYRSAMSREDHVAELMHEVLGSAADRDAVLARFVGQVTPHDAERLRKLLEA
- a CDS encoding M56 family metallopeptidase, which codes for MLAVAIALAVFAFALAWPVPVVLATAAWPRRMPGAALVLWQAIALAGGLSMIGSLLVFGLIPFGDDLPHAAGAFLADLVAGRLPADANFFEMFALAGAVLLGAHLLLNLVRTSWRAERQRRHHVQLLRLLSDPLPEQPGTRVIDHATPVAYCLPGAPRAVTVLSAGLLELLPDEELAAVVAHERAHVTQHHHVLQVAFSAWRSALPWFPIATRAHEAVGLLIELLADDQARRTVSERNLSRAVARVALAANGTGDGASSPVGPFSPVPATPAEWADARVARLTDVASTTAPALRLSVLACAVALVLVPTLMLLGPAVR
- the coaE gene encoding dephospho-CoA kinase, coding for MLIIALTGGIASGKSTVSRRLAEHGAVIVDADELAREVVEPGTVGLNAIRERFGDGVIAADGSLDRPALGAIVFGDPDALRDLNAITHPAVWQAATDRFAQAEASDPRAIVVYDVPLLVEASADRPLHFDRVVVVEADRDERMRRLVEDRGMSETDAQRRIASQADDAQRRAVADVVLDNNADRDALLARVDALWNELRSL
- a CDS encoding MOSC domain-containing protein produces the protein MTPEDLRHHDAPRVLSVSRDDGHRFGKPVVSEIRLIAGWGVEGDAHAGTTVQHRSRVARDPSQPNLRQVHLIHAELFGEVADHGFTVRPGEMGENIATTGLDLLSLPVGTVLHLGDTAKVELTGLRNPCDQINGLAPGLMKEMVSRAADGTVVRKAGVMSIVIAGGVVRPGDAIVVELPAGEPVALQPV
- the rpsA gene encoding 30S ribosomal protein S1 yields the protein MTTATTDKKAKQVAINDIGSAEDFLAAVEKTLKFFNDGDLIEGTVVKIDRDEVLLDVGYKTEGVIPSRELSIKHDVDPSEVVGVGDTVEALVLQKEDKEGRLILSKKRAQYERAWGDVEKIKEADGVVTGSVIEVVKGGLIVDIGLRGFLPASLIELRRVRDLTPYLGQEIEAKILELDKNRNNVVLSRRALLEQTQSESRSTFLANLHPGQVRKGVVSSIVNFGAFVDLGGVDGLVHVSELSWKHIEHASEVVEVGQEVTVEVLSVELDRERVSLSLKATQEDPWQVFARTHAIGQFAPGKVTKLVPFGAFVRVADGIEGLVHISELSGKHVELAEQVVSVGEEVFVKVIDIDLERRRISLSLKQANEGVDPEGTEFDPALYGMLTEYDEQGNYKFPEGFDAETGEWTEGSDAQREKWEQEYAEAQARWEAHKRQVAKGIEEEAAQAAETSSRGGASYSSESGNGGTLADDASLAALREKLSSNS
- the mgtA gene encoding magnesium-translocating P-type ATPase; this encodes MTPPASWWASAADDVLHAVGSGMSGLTSEDAAARLHTQQMATGHRRHTLSWPRLLLAQFTSPILLILVVGTVLSMVLGDLVDGGIIIVILLASGILGFWQEFRANTAVRALMASVRVSVTVVRDGANMSVPVDDVVTGDVVRLAAGNVIPADCRLVSSADLLVDESALTGESFPVEKDATATLAADAALSARSTAVYLGTHVVSGTGVAVAVAAGRDTELGRVSTSLAQKAKPTAFEAGTTRFGGLLVWVMLVLTLFVLIVNWMFGRNWVDSLLFALSLAVGISPQMLPAIVSLSLATGARRMAAKKVVVKRLNAIEDLGAVTVLCTDKTGTLTQGAADLDGHLDLDGDPSDSVLRLAALNAGLQTSFANPLDDAILKVATPPAGAKAIDECPYDFSRKRLSVLADIDGAPTLVSKGALDGLIAVSASARVGGRDVPLQQAVDGIQARFRDLSSHGYRVVGIAMKRMPPSTTHIAAADETGLTLIGLLTFFDPPKQSATDAIADLATLGVGVRMITGDNRLAAASTAAAVGLRTATVLTGSAIDALDDGALASTVAECDVFAEVEPAHKRRIVVALRAAGECVAFLGDGINDSPALHAADVGISVDTAVDVAKEASSVVLMDKGLGVVCDGIRLGRETFANTLKYIRVTTSSNFGNVLSMAAASLFLPFLPMLPRQILLLNFLGDLPSMAISGDHVDPELVERPGTWSLREIRTFMVIFGSLSTVFDLITFAALVWWLHAGEAEFHTGWFVLSAVTEILVMMSQRTRRLLFRSRPSTTLLLLGIAVALIAIVLPSVPIIARPMGFVPLPPVLIVAVVIITIAYIATNEVVKHVYYRWIRPRMAAAPERNSRAASGVVA
- a CDS encoding DUF885 domain-containing protein, translated to MTDQEQTRTPTPIDTIAEEWVDTQLELMPEMHVYLGRPGREGEYADYSPDGAARYAEAAASALRRIEAAEPADDVDRVTKLDLTRELGLEVEKHDAGFEQRDLNVIASPVQGLRDIFDLAPTATTSDWEAIATRLHNLPTAMRGYIETLRSGIHAGNVPAVRQVHEGIAQANKQVASSGFFYTLAQNARAGDTDLPDSLKSDLAKGASEAAAAYGELAVFLEDELAVHAPEQDAVGRDIYSIASRGFLGATVDLDETYEWGVEELRRMVEEQEAIAREIKPGASVAEAIAFLDGDASRKLQGTDALKAWMQETANRAVSELNGTQFDIPEPLRRIECMIAPTQEGGIYYTPPTDDFSRPGRMWWSVPEGVTEFDTWRELTTVYHEGVPGHHLQCGVAIYNSAQLNTWRRNQFVSGHGEGWALYAERLMEQLGYLDDPADRLGMLDGQRMRAARVVLDIGVHLGKQRPDGHGVWTGDYAFEFLGQNVNMNEGFVRFEVNRYLGWPGQAPAYKIGQRIWEQIRDEYKEREGAAFDIKAFHKKALDIGGVGLDTLKTALLG